AAGTAGGATCTGATTGTATTTGGAAAAATACCGAATTTGAATATTTCTGCGACACCTGTGGCTGCGGGGGTAACGGTGGTAGCATGGGTTTTGGAACAGGGCTGAACAATAATTTCGTAGGTTTGAGATATATAGGTCAGAAGTATCGTTCAAGAGATGGTATTTTTGATAATTCCCCTTGGATCAACGAAAACTTCAATACGGTACAGGCCTGGGGAAAATTCCCGGTTGGGAAAAGGGTATTGATCAATGCCCTGTTGCCGTATCATTTTCATAACAGAACCTTTGCAGATAATACAGAGCAGACCATAACGGGCATAGGTGATGCTACTGTTTTGGCATATTACAATGTACTACGGCAAACACCAGATAGTATTATTTCTATAAAACCGGAACATGCCTTGCAAATTGGTGGAGGTCTAAAATTGCCTACGGGTAGTTTTGATGCCACAAATATTGAGGGTAGTGTAAATCCAAGTTTTCAATTAGGTACCGGAAGTTGGGATTATATTTTGGCTGCCAA
The sequence above is a segment of the Maribacter dokdonensis DSW-8 genome. Coding sequences within it:
- a CDS encoding transporter family protein, whose translation is MNKIIIYMLLLGGLFSAKANDLPEVGSDCIWKNTEFEYFCDTCGCGGNGGSMGFGTGLNNNFVGLRYIGQKYRSRDGIFDNSPWINENFNTVQAWGKFPVGKRVLINALLPYHFHNRTFADNTEQTITGIGDATVLAYYNVLRQTPDSIISIKPEHALQIGGGLKLPTGSFDATNIEGSVNPSFQLGTGSWDYILAANYGISHRNWGLSTLVNYTIKTENSKKYQFGNQWNVALNTYKTYYVSPSVSLTPQIGVGGEFFEENLQFSLAVPDTGGNVYFGRLGVELNYNRYALGFSSMLPISQNLNEGKVEVKNRVSLYLNINI